GGGAAAGAGCGCTCTGGATTCTTGATGGAATGGAAGAAGCGGGACAACTCGAAGGTTATCGTCTTGCGTCCACCAAGCTTGCTACCCGGGTTTTTAAACCTGAGATCTATCAGGCCGCCTGCGGGGTGGCCGGGAAGCTCTCTTCCGCGCGCCCTTAAATAGCTTAGCGCAGTGATCTATGCATGCTGCTTCGCCCCAAATGGTTATCCAATCTGGTAAACTCGGTGAAGAACTGGCTGAAGCTTACGTTCAGAAGCTGCGCAAGTCGAAGTGTTACTAAGCTAACGTGCATTGATCTTTCTGATGCTCAAGGAAACGATTTAACAACTCGATAAAACCGTGGGTCTGCCGTCGCTGGATCAGAACCGTGTAACTCATAGTCAATGGCTGTTCTGATAAGGAGTCGCTCACTTGGATTCAGGTCTGACCATCGAGAGAAGGATTACATTCTACATGAAAGGTGAAACCCGTTTCCGATTCCCAACTGATACCGGCTTGGATGGATTCGTTTAAAGAAACCGAAGTGATTGAATAAGGAGTGACTTCAACATCATCTAAATTACCGACATTTCCCAAGGACCAGATGCCGTTGATCGAACCCTGAGGAGTTCCCAGACCATCTGTATAGTCGGTTGTGCCTATTTGTGTGGCCGTTCCAGTTGCATTGAATATAGTCGCAAATGGATTTGGGACAGTGGAGTCATTATTGATATGATTAAAAAGCTGCCAACGGTCCTGCGACTGCCGAGAAGAGGCTCTTATTTGTACGCCGAACAGATCCTGTTGCGCTTGATCAACTGAATATAGTGACAGGAATAGGCTTACGAAGAGAATTAGAGATGACTGCTTTTTCATGGAGGGTGCTGATCGAATCGCCCTCGTTTTAGGGAGTAGGTCTTTTCTTGGCAAAATAAAATATTTAATGAACTTCTCTCCTTTTATACGTGCCACAATCGTAGTGGTTTGTTTGCCTGTTTCGATGAATTTATCGGATAAGTTTGAGGGAGCGGTAGCTGAATTCGACAGAATGAATGCTCAGGACCCCAAGCAGCGTGAAGTAAATGGAGAGCAAATACCTTACGAAGTATTTTTTGCTGATTGTATGACGCGTTGGATTCTCAGATTGAATCCCGAAGCATCTGAGGTCGTGCAGCTGGCGGCTCGTTGTCAGCATCTTTGTCGTTGGGAGATTCCTCGTAAGAGTTATCCAGAAGGTCGAGTGGGTTACTTAACCTGGCGGAAGGATCTAAAGAGCTTCCATGCTGAGAAGAGCGTCGAAGTACTTGGTAAGCTTGGCTATGAGGACTCAGTACTTGAGCGAGTGCGTGCTATAAACTTGAAGCAAGGTCTGGGGAAGGATCCCGAGGTTCAATTGGTTGAAGATGCCTTATGTATGGTTTTTCTGGAGCAACAGTTCGATGACCTGATTGCCAAAACAGAAGAAGCCAAAATGGTTTCCATTATTCAAAAGACCTGGGTAAAAATGTCTGAGCAGGCTCAACAAGAAGCCTTAAAGCTAAAACTCAGCGAAGAGGGTGCTCGTTTGATTGGATTGGCGTTGAGCTAAGCCCATCGTTCATTGCTCATGAAAGCCGACTTTGGAAAGACTGCTTCCGACTACCAGAAACACCGGGCTGGATTTCCGGATTCGTTTTTTAGCCGCCTACAGAACGAGGGACTGATTGAGGGATCAGAAACTTTAGTGGATGTGGGATCTGGGACTGGAACCGTCGCAAGAGGGTTGGCAAAGATAGGCTGCCAAGTCACTGCCATTGATCCTTCCTCTGAAATGCTCGGTGCTGCTTTAGGGATGGCCAAGGAAGAAGGCGTGGTGATCGATTGCCTTCAGGGCACAGCGGAGGAGACGGGTCTCAAGGATCATTGTGCCGATGTTGTAACGGCTGGGCAGTGTTGGCATTGGTTCGATCCTGAAAGTGCGTTCAAAGAGGTCCGGCGAATATTGAAACCCGGTGGCTTATTGTTAATCGCTCAC
This genomic stretch from Opitutia bacterium ISCC 52 harbors:
- a CDS encoding class I SAM-dependent methyltransferase, giving the protein MKADFGKTASDYQKHRAGFPDSFFSRLQNEGLIEGSETLVDVGSGTGTVARGLAKIGCQVTAIDPSSEMLGAALGMAKEEGVVIDCLQGTAEETGLKDHCADVVTAGQCWHWFDPESAFKEVRRILKPGGLLLIAHFDWLPIHGNVVLHTEKLIMEKNPSWNMGGQVGVYPEWFRHLNEGGFSDICSFSYQETVNYSHEAWLGRIRASAGVVGSLSEEEVVAFDEAHKQMLEIHFPEDLLSIPHQVFFIHGRK
- a CDS encoding DUF4202 domain-containing protein, coding for MNFSPFIRATIVVVCLPVSMNLSDKFEGAVAEFDRMNAQDPKQREVNGEQIPYEVFFADCMTRWILRLNPEASEVVQLAARCQHLCRWEIPRKSYPEGRVGYLTWRKDLKSFHAEKSVEVLGKLGYEDSVLERVRAINLKQGLGKDPEVQLVEDALCMVFLEQQFDDLIAKTEEAKMVSIIQKTWVKMSEQAQQEALKLKLSEEGARLIGLALS